A region of Ornithodoros turicata isolate Travis chromosome 5, ASM3712646v1, whole genome shotgun sequence DNA encodes the following proteins:
- the LOC135394674 gene encoding uncharacterized protein LOC135394674, whose translation MSQPGNRCYVLGCRKTYNANPKLAFHRPRNGETKRKWEAAIASHYCGVAQGLNVSRVCSCHFADDAYFDEDILQVRLGLRQKQKRLKIDAVPTTFDQEQGQEPVTEAAASTSTESTGFDVKVMAEASAGDPLHGASHKGVVIP comes from the exons atgtcacagccaggaaaccggtgctacgtgctcggGTGCAGAAAGACTTACAACGCGAATCCCAAGCTTgcatttcaccgacctcgcaatggcgaaacgaaacgaaagtgggaggcagcgatcgccagccactactgtggtgtggcccaaggattaaatgtttcacgcgtctgttcctgtcatttcgccgacgacgcctattttgatgaagatatattgcaagttcggcttgggctacggcaaaaacagaagcggctgaagattgacgccgtgcctaccacattcgatcaggaacaagggcaggaaccagtaacggag gcggcagcaagcacgtcaacggaatcaactggatttg atgtgaaggtcatggctgaagcaagtgctggcgacccacttcacggcgcatctcacaagggggttgtcatcccctga